From a single Pseudomonas serboccidentalis genomic region:
- the maiA gene encoding maleylacetoacetate isomerase — MDLYTYYRSTSSYRVRIALALKGLDYQALPVNLIAPSGGEHRQAAYLAINPQGRVPALRTDEGELLIQSPAIIEYLEERYPQQPLLPEDLAARAHVRGVAAVIGCDVHPLHNVSVLNRLRQLGHEEPQVVEWIAHWIGQGLATVEQLIGDSGFCFGEWPCVADVYLIPQLYAAERFNVSLEAYPRIRRVAALADEHPAFIKAHPANQPDTP, encoded by the coding sequence ATGGATCTCTACACCTACTACCGCTCCACTTCGTCGTACCGGGTGCGTATCGCGCTGGCGCTGAAGGGCCTCGACTATCAGGCGCTGCCGGTCAACCTGATCGCGCCGTCCGGTGGCGAGCATCGGCAAGCGGCGTATCTGGCGATCAACCCGCAAGGTCGGGTGCCGGCCTTGCGTACCGATGAGGGCGAGTTGCTGATTCAGTCGCCGGCGATCATCGAGTACCTGGAAGAACGTTATCCACAGCAGCCCCTGCTGCCGGAAGACCTCGCTGCCCGCGCTCATGTGCGCGGTGTGGCGGCGGTGATCGGCTGCGATGTGCATCCGCTGCATAACGTCAGCGTGCTCAATCGACTGCGCCAGTTGGGGCACGAAGAGCCGCAGGTGGTGGAGTGGATTGCGCACTGGATCGGTCAAGGGCTGGCGACCGTCGAGCAGTTGATCGGCGACAGCGGTTTCTGTTTCGGCGAGTGGCCGTGCGTAGCGGACGTGTACCTGATCCCGCAGTTGTACGCGGCCGAGCGTTTTAATGTGTCGCTAGAGGCTTATCCACGGATTCGTCGGGTGGCGGCGCTGGCGGATGAACATCCGGCGTTCATCAAGGCGCATCCGGCTAATCAACCTGATACCCCGTAA
- the hmgA gene encoding homogentisate 1,2-dioxygenase, whose amino-acid sequence MNLDSNASELAYQSGFGNEFSSEALPGALPIGQNSPQKAPYGLYTELLSGTAFTMTRSEARRTWMYRIQPSANHPAFVKLERQLAGGPLGEVTPNRLRWNPLEIPVEPTDFIDGLIGMVANSAAEKPAGISIYNYCANRSMERVFYNADGELLLVPQLGRLRIATELGVLEVAPLEIAVLPRGLKFRVELLDPQARGYVAENHGAPLRLPDLGPIGSNGLANPRDFLAPVAAYENLQRPTTLVQKFLGQLWGTELDHSPLNVVAWHGNNVPYKYDLRRFNTIGTVSFDHPDPSIFTVLTSPTSVHGLANLDFVIFPPRWMVAENTFRPPWFHRNLMNEFMGLIQGEYDAKAEGFVPGGASLHSCMSAHGPDGETCTKAINADLAPAKIDNTMAFMFETSQVLRPSRFALDCPQLQSHYDACWATLPATFDPTRR is encoded by the coding sequence ATGAACCTCGATTCAAACGCGTCGGAGCTGGCGTACCAGTCCGGTTTCGGCAACGAGTTCAGCAGTGAAGCGTTGCCCGGCGCATTGCCCATCGGCCAGAACTCCCCGCAAAAAGCCCCGTACGGCCTCTATACCGAATTGCTCTCCGGCACCGCATTCACCATGACCCGCAGTGAAGCGCGGCGCACCTGGATGTACCGGATTCAGCCGTCAGCCAATCACCCGGCGTTCGTCAAACTGGAGCGGCAACTGGCCGGCGGCCCGTTGGGTGAAGTGACCCCCAATCGCCTGCGCTGGAATCCGTTGGAGATCCCCGTCGAGCCGACCGATTTCATCGACGGCCTGATCGGCATGGTGGCCAACTCGGCGGCGGAAAAGCCTGCCGGGATCAGCATCTACAACTATTGCGCGAATCGCTCGATGGAGCGGGTGTTCTACAACGCCGACGGCGAACTGCTGCTGGTGCCGCAACTGGGGCGGCTGCGCATTGCCACCGAACTCGGTGTGCTGGAGGTGGCGCCGCTGGAGATCGCCGTGCTGCCGCGCGGACTGAAATTCCGTGTCGAACTGCTTGATCCGCAGGCTCGCGGTTACGTTGCCGAGAACCATGGCGCGCCGCTGCGCCTGCCGGATCTGGGGCCGATCGGCAGCAATGGTCTGGCCAATCCGCGGGATTTCCTGGCCCCGGTCGCCGCCTACGAAAACCTGCAGCGGCCGACGACGCTGGTGCAGAAATTCCTCGGCCAGTTGTGGGGCACTGAGCTCGATCATTCGCCGCTGAACGTAGTCGCCTGGCACGGCAACAACGTGCCGTACAAATACGACCTGCGCCGCTTCAACACCATCGGCACGGTGAGTTTCGATCATCCCGATCCATCGATCTTCACCGTACTGACCTCGCCGACCAGCGTGCATGGGCTGGCCAACCTCGACTTCGTGATCTTCCCGCCACGCTGGATGGTCGCCGAGAACACCTTCCGTCCGCCGTGGTTCCACCGCAACCTGATGAACGAGTTCATGGGCCTGATCCAGGGCGAGTACGACGCCAAGGCTGAAGGCTTCGTGCCCGGCGGTGCCTCGTTGCACAGCTGCATGAGCGCCCACGGCCCGGACGGCGAGACCTGCACCAAAGCGATCAACGCTGACCTTGCGCCGGCGAAGATCGACAACACCATGGCCTTCATGTTCGAGACCAGTCAGGTGCTGCGCCCAAGCCGCTTCGCTCTCGACTGCCCGCAACTGCAATCCCATTACGACGCCTGCTGGGCCACGCTGCCCGCCACGTTCGACCCGACCCGGAGATAA
- the fahA gene encoding fumarylacetoacetase has product MTQTSITRSWVASANGHADFPLQNLPLGVFSLNGSAPRAGVAIGEHIFDLQVALEAGLFDGVARSAVEAMHGGLLNAFFDLGREARVALRTRLLELFSEGSSHRGAIEAQGAKLLPLAADCQMHLPARISDYTDFYVGIEHAQNVGKLFRPDNPLLPNYKHVPIGYHGRASTVRASGTDVRRPKGQTLPAGASEPTFGPCARLDYELELGIWIGPGNEMGEPIAIGDAAEHIAGFCLLNDWSARDIQAWEYQPLGPFLSKSFITSVSPWVVTAEALEPFRTAQPARPQGDPQPLPYLFDKRDQDGGAFDIELEVLLLTETMREQKLPAHRLTLSNTRYMYWTVAQMVAHHSVNGCQLQAGDLFGSGTLSGPQSGQFGSLLEITEGGKKPIELASGEVRKFLEDGDEVILRARCARDGFASIGFGECRGKVLAAR; this is encoded by the coding sequence ATGACTCAGACTTCCATTACCCGCAGTTGGGTTGCTTCGGCCAACGGCCACGCGGATTTCCCGTTGCAGAACCTGCCGCTGGGCGTGTTCAGCCTCAACGGCTCGGCGCCGCGTGCCGGCGTTGCGATCGGTGAACACATTTTCGATCTGCAGGTGGCGCTCGAAGCCGGGCTGTTCGACGGTGTCGCTCGCAGTGCAGTCGAGGCCATGCACGGTGGGCTGTTGAACGCCTTCTTCGACCTCGGGCGTGAGGCTCGCGTCGCGTTGCGCACTCGCCTGCTGGAGTTGTTCAGCGAGGGCAGCAGCCATCGTGGAGCCATCGAAGCTCAAGGCGCAAAACTGCTGCCATTGGCCGCCGATTGCCAGATGCACCTGCCGGCGCGCATCAGCGATTACACCGATTTCTATGTGGGCATCGAGCACGCACAGAACGTCGGCAAACTGTTCCGTCCGGACAATCCACTGCTGCCGAACTACAAGCACGTGCCGATCGGTTACCACGGTCGCGCCTCCACGGTGCGCGCCTCCGGCACCGATGTGCGCCGCCCGAAAGGCCAGACCCTGCCGGCCGGTGCGAGCGAGCCGACGTTCGGCCCGTGCGCACGTCTGGACTACGAGCTGGAGCTGGGTATCTGGATCGGTCCGGGCAACGAAATGGGCGAGCCGATCGCCATCGGCGACGCCGCCGAGCACATCGCCGGTTTCTGCCTGCTCAACGACTGGTCGGCCCGGGATATCCAGGCCTGGGAATACCAGCCGCTGGGCCCGTTCCTGTCCAAGAGTTTTATCACCAGTGTTTCGCCATGGGTGGTGACCGCCGAAGCGCTGGAGCCGTTCCGCACCGCGCAACCGGCGCGTCCGCAAGGTGATCCGCAACCGCTGCCATACCTGTTCGACAAACGCGATCAGGACGGTGGTGCTTTCGACATCGAGCTGGAAGTGCTGCTGCTCACCGAAACCATGCGCGAGCAGAAGCTGCCGGCCCATCGCCTGACCCTGAGCAATACCCGCTACATGTACTGGACTGTCGCGCAAATGGTCGCGCATCACAGCGTCAACGGTTGCCAGTTGCAGGCCGGTGATCTGTTCGGTTCGGGCACCTTGTCCGGCCCGCAAAGCGGTCAGTTCGGCAGCCTGCTGGAAATCACTGAGGGCGGCAAAAAGCCGATCGAACTGGCCTCCGGCGAAGTGCGCAAATTCCTAGAGGACGGCGACGAAGTCATCCTGCGCGCGCGTTGCGCTCGTGACGGTTTTGCCTCGATCGGTTTCGGCGAGTGCCGCGGCAAAGTGCTGGCGGCGCGCTGA
- a CDS encoding IclR family transcriptional regulator, translated as MEKTSDSNGKQKVRSAEVGTDILKALAELSPSTSLSRLAEHVQMPASKVHRYLQALIASGFAEQNAATNHYGLGREALRVGLAALNSMDVLKVAALPLAELRDELNETCFLAVWGNQGATVVHIEPAVRAVTVVTQLGSVLPLLSSSTGLVFSAYLPHRETDELRELEIAVADHPLADEKTYASLCEQIRERGLHHVHGLLMPGVDALSAPVFNAVGQIVAVLTIVGPTSLFHADENGPAAQRLLAAAQAVSWRMGYEKAH; from the coding sequence ATGGAAAAAACCAGCGACAGCAACGGCAAACAGAAAGTCCGCTCCGCCGAGGTCGGCACCGACATCCTCAAGGCCTTGGCCGAATTGTCGCCCTCCACGTCCCTGTCGCGTCTGGCCGAACATGTACAAATGCCGGCGAGCAAGGTGCACCGTTACCTTCAGGCACTGATCGCCAGCGGGTTCGCCGAACAGAACGCCGCCACCAACCATTACGGCCTCGGACGTGAAGCACTGCGCGTAGGCCTTGCCGCCCTCAACAGTATGGACGTGCTCAAAGTCGCCGCCCTGCCCTTGGCCGAGTTGCGCGACGAATTGAATGAAACCTGCTTTCTGGCGGTGTGGGGCAATCAGGGTGCGACCGTGGTGCACATCGAGCCGGCGGTGCGTGCGGTGACGGTGGTCACGCAACTGGGGTCGGTATTGCCGCTGCTCAGCTCGTCGACCGGGTTGGTGTTCAGCGCCTATCTGCCGCATCGGGAAACCGATGAACTGCGCGAGCTGGAAATCGCCGTCGCCGATCATCCGCTGGCCGATGAAAAAACCTATGCCAGCCTGTGTGAACAAATCCGCGAGCGCGGCCTGCATCATGTGCACGGTCTGTTGATGCCGGGCGTGGACGCGCTGTCGGCGCCGGTGTTCAACGCGGTCGGGCAGATCGTCGCCGTGCTGACCATCGTCGGTCCGACCTCGCTGTTCCACGCCGACGAGAACGGCCCGGCGGCGCAGCGATTGCTGGCAGCCGCGCAGGCCGTGAGTTGGCGCATGGGGTACGAGAAAGCCCATTGA